Proteins encoded together in one Terriglobus saanensis SP1PR4 window:
- a CDS encoding alpha-glucosidase, with protein sequence MYRSLKLVVSPYLLFASLCLLLALSAPAQQLAHPGWRGNGMTSEPWWKTAVIYEIYPRSFQDSNGDGVGDLKGITQRFDYLRTLGVDAIWLTPIYPSPQKDFGYDISDYTAIDPQYGTMEDFDNLVQEASRRGIRVLMDLVLNHTSDQHPWFVESRSSKTNPKRDWFIWRDGKAVDGQALPAPPNNWVNRIAQSAWEYDAKTGQFYYHYFAIEQPDLNWRNPAVKKAMFDAARFWLNKGVAGFRLDAVNTLFEDPTLRDSPSVPGANEYGEPGTSMEYQRNLPEVHDVMRDLRRVTDSYAGQRVLVGEIYTGTTAEMAAWFGAKHDELQMPMDTSLGFLNKLDAAAFRAKLTEAETQLGGNVPLLVFDNHDRPRSWDRYGDGAHNAEIAKVLATILLTSHSSALVYQGEEIGMQTTTPMKKEDVRDPRGIAGWPKEKGRDGERTPMQWDDTAHAGFTTGEPWLPIPANFVTVNVAAEKDHSILQWYRELIALRRANPALHTGEQIMIDQDADNALVWVRRVRDTAPVVIACNLSAKPVTLHLRAQVNKLGIRGSFLRGMMRTDGGMGGMSLDAVTLPAFGVFIGEAKF encoded by the coding sequence ATGTACAGGTCCCTGAAGTTGGTTGTGTCTCCGTATTTGCTCTTCGCTTCTCTGTGTTTGCTCCTCGCTCTTTCTGCTCCCGCGCAGCAATTGGCCCATCCGGGCTGGCGCGGCAACGGCATGACGAGCGAGCCATGGTGGAAGACGGCGGTGATCTACGAGATTTACCCGCGCAGCTTCCAGGACTCGAACGGCGACGGCGTCGGAGATCTGAAGGGCATCACGCAGCGATTCGATTACCTGCGCACGCTGGGTGTGGACGCGATCTGGCTCACACCGATCTACCCCTCGCCGCAAAAGGACTTCGGCTACGACATCTCCGATTACACGGCTATCGATCCGCAGTACGGCACGATGGAAGACTTCGACAACCTGGTGCAGGAAGCCAGCCGTCGCGGCATCCGCGTTCTGATGGACCTTGTGCTGAATCACACTAGCGACCAGCATCCGTGGTTTGTGGAGTCGCGTAGCTCGAAGACAAATCCAAAGCGCGATTGGTTTATCTGGCGTGACGGCAAGGCCGTTGACGGACAGGCTCTGCCTGCTCCACCGAACAACTGGGTGAACCGCATCGCGCAATCGGCTTGGGAGTACGACGCGAAGACGGGCCAGTTCTACTACCACTACTTTGCGATCGAGCAACCCGACCTGAACTGGCGCAACCCGGCCGTGAAGAAGGCGATGTTCGATGCAGCGCGATTCTGGTTGAACAAAGGCGTCGCCGGTTTCCGCCTCGACGCGGTCAATACCCTTTTTGAAGATCCAACTCTGCGCGATTCTCCATCAGTGCCGGGTGCGAATGAGTATGGCGAACCGGGCACGTCGATGGAGTACCAGCGCAATCTCCCCGAGGTCCACGATGTGATGCGCGATCTGCGTCGTGTGACCGACAGCTATGCGGGACAGCGCGTTCTGGTGGGCGAGATCTATACCGGTACGACGGCGGAGATGGCTGCATGGTTCGGTGCGAAGCATGACGAGTTGCAGATGCCAATGGACACCAGCCTCGGGTTCCTGAACAAGTTGGATGCTGCAGCCTTTCGCGCCAAGCTGACGGAAGCAGAGACGCAGCTCGGCGGCAATGTACCGCTGTTGGTCTTCGACAATCACGACCGGCCAAGAAGCTGGGACCGCTACGGCGACGGCGCGCACAACGCCGAAATCGCGAAGGTGCTGGCGACGATTCTTCTGACTTCTCACTCCTCAGCGCTGGTCTATCAGGGTGAAGAGATCGGCATGCAGACGACCACACCGATGAAGAAAGAAGACGTGCGCGATCCGCGCGGCATCGCCGGTTGGCCAAAAGAAAAGGGACGCGACGGCGAGCGCACACCGATGCAGTGGGACGACACGGCGCACGCAGGATTCACCACTGGCGAGCCGTGGCTGCCGATCCCTGCGAACTTCGTCACGGTCAATGTCGCTGCAGAGAAGGACCATTCGATCCTGCAGTGGTATCGCGAACTCATCGCGCTGCGGCGGGCAAATCCAGCACTGCATACGGGAGAGCAGATCATGATCGATCAGGATGCGGACAACGCGCTGGTCTGGGTTCGTCGTGTTCGTGACACGGCGCCGGTTGTCATTGCCTGCAACCTTTCGGCGAAGCCTGTGACGCTGCATCTGCGTGCGCAGGTGAACAAGCTTGGCATACGCGGGAGCTTTCTGCGCGGCATGATGCGGACCGACGGCGGCATGGGCGGCATGAGTCTCGATGCCGTCACGCTGCCAGCCTTCGGAGTGTTCATCGGCGAAGCCAAGTTTTAG